In Paenibacillus sp. J23TS9, a single genomic region encodes these proteins:
- a CDS encoding YojF family protein translates to MQLINPQMVQELLDKLQDQDLYIHLEMTTGAYASHEDESKFTASTFIKNGVVRYNHGSIAGFGPYRVGLKMEQGWIYAQGLTHIDQTETERLIMAGHDSEGKLVVALQLSKEPF, encoded by the coding sequence ATGCAGCTGATTAACCCGCAAATGGTTCAAGAGCTTCTCGATAAATTACAGGATCAGGATCTTTATATACATCTGGAAATGACGACCGGAGCGTATGCTTCCCACGAGGATGAATCCAAATTTACAGCATCCACATTTATCAAAAATGGTGTCGTACGCTACAATCATGGCTCCATCGCAGGCTTTGGGCCATACCGCGTTGGGCTTAAAATGGAGCAGGGATGGATTTATGCCCAAGGGCTGACTCATATTGATCAGACAGAGACGGAACGTCTCATCATGGCAGGCCATGACAGCGAAGGCAAGCTCGTTGTTGCTCTTCAGTTAAGCAAGGAACCATTCTGA
- a CDS encoding RluA family pseudouridine synthase, which yields MSHEHLSQIPILYEDNHLLGIVKPVNIPTQADISGDPDLLSLLKDDIKERYNKPGNVYLGLVHRLDRPVGGAMIFAKTSKAASRLSETVRSRSFHKVYAAVVHGQLPAPRGTLRDMLLKDPKTNMVSVVKSGTPGAKEAILDYEVLGSNGSFSLVRIELHTGRSHQIRVQMNQAGCPLYGDQKYGSRVNKPGQQIALWSVIVRFPHPVTKENVKLTSLPPAEHPWNLWAEPVLNRLMIDEA from the coding sequence ATGAGTCATGAACATCTTTCCCAAATTCCAATTTTATATGAAGACAATCATCTGTTAGGGATTGTGAAGCCGGTCAACATTCCGACGCAAGCTGATATTTCCGGTGACCCGGACCTGCTTTCCCTTCTGAAAGATGACATTAAAGAGCGGTACAATAAGCCGGGTAATGTGTATCTGGGACTGGTGCACAGATTGGATCGGCCGGTTGGGGGAGCGATGATCTTCGCGAAAACCTCCAAAGCGGCCTCACGTTTGTCGGAAACGGTGCGAAGCCGCAGCTTCCATAAGGTATATGCAGCTGTCGTTCATGGTCAGCTGCCAGCACCACGCGGAACGCTGAGGGACATGCTTCTGAAAGATCCAAAGACCAATATGGTCTCCGTCGTCAAAAGCGGCACTCCCGGAGCCAAGGAAGCCATTCTCGATTACGAGGTTCTCGGTTCGAACGGCTCCTTCAGTCTGGTACGGATCGAACTTCATACAGGCCGATCCCATCAGATACGTGTCCAGATGAATCAGGCAGGCTGTCCACTGTACGGGGACCAGAAATACGGCAGCCGCGTGAACAAGCCGGGGCAGCAGATAGCACTCTGGTCTGTCATCGTCCGTTTCCCACATCCGGTGACCAAAGAAAATGTGAAACTCACTTCTCTTCCTCCTGCCGAGCATCCATGGAATTTATGGGCCGAACCGGTATTGAACCGTTTGATGATAGATGAAGCATAG
- a CDS encoding SAM-dependent methyltransferase, with the protein MSRAEKSKELEEKQVHALEEAEKRLERIVFIGRTFDEYMRMFDLDENTISGLSILDCPGGACSFTAVARKLGCEVLAADIAYYHDTEKLYEKGIQDIVHAMEHVETEKERYIWTEFLSVENLRAERNKALQDCVSDMRLHPERYIPVTLPSLPFQTEQFDMTLSAHFLFTYADKLDIQFHLETLRELFRVTRTEVRIFPLVDQSGRIPEQVDKLVDFAHTVGWTAEIKTAHYHFQKNADHMLIFRNTHHN; encoded by the coding sequence ATGAGCAGAGCTGAGAAGAGTAAAGAATTAGAAGAGAAACAGGTACATGCGTTAGAAGAGGCCGAGAAGCGGCTGGAGCGGATTGTGTTTATTGGCAGGACATTCGATGAATACATGCGCATGTTCGACCTGGATGAGAATACGATCTCGGGCCTAAGTATACTGGATTGTCCTGGCGGTGCGTGTTCGTTTACGGCAGTTGCCCGTAAGCTTGGCTGTGAGGTACTGGCTGCGGATATCGCTTATTATCATGACACAGAGAAGCTGTATGAAAAGGGTATTCAGGATATCGTTCACGCCATGGAGCATGTTGAAACCGAGAAAGAAAGGTATATTTGGACCGAATTCTTGTCGGTAGAGAATCTTCGGGCAGAGCGGAACAAAGCTTTGCAGGATTGCGTAAGCGACATGCGTCTTCATCCGGAGCGGTATATTCCGGTTACGCTGCCTTCACTTCCATTTCAGACAGAACAGTTCGATATGACCTTATCGGCACATTTCCTGTTCACTTATGCTGACAAGCTGGATATTCAGTTTCACCTTGAGACCTTGCGTGAATTGTTTCGTGTGACAAGGACTGAGGTACGGATCTTTCCGCTTGTAGACCAGAGCGGGAGAATTCCTGAGCAAGTCGATAAGCTTGTCGATTTCGCTCATACCGTGGGCTGGACAGCTGAAATTAAAACCGCACACTACCACTTCCAGAAAAATGCTGATCATATGCTTATTTTTCGAAATACCCATCATAATTAA
- a CDS encoding carbohydrate ABC transporter permease produces MKTDTFPETSNKRKKRFTRNDWMGYLFSAPLIIGVLAFAIYPMIAALIMSFHQTSGLSVGGKWVGFSNYNYVVQDALFWQALTNTFFIGIWSVLLGIILSFVLASLINNLNWSTGKNFFKAVFFLPNVVSGVATTLLFSFLFFPSKEGLLNFVIGIFGIDPVGWFTNPQISRYSIVLMSLWGALGYNTIIFLAGLQSVPRDLYEAAEVDGAGTYRKWFYITIPYLRPIFVFMLIMGTIGAMKRFTDVWLIGGTAGNPGGSLMTVVLYIYRNAFLASQMGMATAASYLLFIIIFILTAFLMLLNRRKDSLD; encoded by the coding sequence ATGAAAACGGATACATTTCCGGAGACCTCAAACAAGCGGAAGAAGCGATTTACCCGAAACGACTGGATGGGATATCTTTTCAGTGCGCCATTAATCATTGGGGTATTGGCATTTGCTATTTACCCGATGATTGCCGCATTGATCATGAGCTTTCATCAAACCTCGGGATTATCTGTTGGTGGAAAATGGGTGGGGTTCAGCAATTACAACTATGTGGTACAGGATGCTTTATTTTGGCAAGCGCTTACAAATACGTTTTTTATTGGAATTTGGTCCGTTCTGCTCGGAATCATATTGTCTTTTGTACTGGCGAGTCTGATCAACAACCTGAATTGGAGTACGGGTAAAAACTTTTTCAAAGCCGTGTTTTTTCTGCCGAATGTCGTGTCGGGTGTTGCGACTACGCTGCTATTCTCATTTTTGTTTTTCCCCTCGAAGGAAGGGCTGCTCAATTTCGTCATCGGAATATTCGGCATCGATCCTGTGGGATGGTTCACCAATCCCCAAATTTCCAGGTACAGCATAGTCCTTATGAGCTTATGGGGGGCTCTTGGCTACAACACGATCATTTTCCTCGCCGGTCTGCAGAGTGTTCCGCGTGATCTGTATGAAGCCGCAGAGGTGGATGGAGCCGGGACTTATCGCAAATGGTTTTATATTACGATTCCCTATCTGCGCCCCATTTTCGTATTCATGCTCATTATGGGTACCATCGGGGCAATGAAGCGGTTTACAGATGTATGGCTTATTGGCGGGACGGCGGGGAATCCGGGTGGCAGCTTAATGACCGTCGTGCTGTATATTTACCGGAATGCCTTCCTTGCTTCACAAATGGGTATGGCGACGGCGGCCTCTTACCTGCTGTTCATCATCATATTTATACTCACCGCATTCCTGATGCTGCTGAACCGGCGAAAGGACAGCCTCGATTAA
- the bshB2 gene encoding bacillithiol biosynthesis deacetylase BshB2 → MENHILVVFPHPDDESFGTSGTLAKRIHEGAQVTYACLTLGEMARNMGKPLMANRVTLPELRKKELAESARSIGIQDVRMMGLHDKTIEFEDQDMLDGMIRDLIDELKPSLIITFYPGYSVHPDHDATGAAVIRTVAAMPKGERPVVNCVAFSKGCEKILGKPDVMVDIQDFLPNKFGSIRAHSSQFRWKDMLGSLTEDDEQIKSRFSKERFWTYHFE, encoded by the coding sequence ATGGAGAATCATATACTGGTCGTTTTTCCGCATCCGGACGATGAATCGTTCGGGACATCCGGAACATTGGCTAAACGAATACATGAAGGTGCACAGGTGACATATGCCTGCCTGACATTAGGCGAGATGGCCCGTAATATGGGTAAGCCGCTGATGGCTAACCGGGTTACGCTTCCGGAACTCCGCAAAAAAGAGCTTGCTGAATCAGCCCGTTCAATAGGGATTCAGGATGTTCGTATGATGGGATTGCATGATAAGACGATTGAATTTGAAGATCAGGATATGCTGGATGGAATGATTCGGGATTTGATTGACGAACTTAAACCGTCTCTGATCATTACATTTTATCCTGGTTACAGCGTACATCCGGACCATGATGCAACCGGTGCAGCGGTCATCAGAACGGTTGCAGCGATGCCGAAGGGGGAGCGTCCAGTCGTGAATTGTGTCGCTTTTTCCAAAGGCTGCGAGAAAATTCTGGGCAAGCCGGATGTTATGGTGGATATCCAGGACTTTCTTCCAAATAAATTCGGATCCATCCGTGCCCACAGCTCTCAGTTCCGCTGGAAGGATATGCTGGGCAGCCTGACTGAGGATGACGAGCAGATTAAAAGCCGATTCAGCAAAGAAAGATTCTGGACTTATCATTTCGAATAA
- the hpaB gene encoding 4-hydroxyphenylacetate 3-monooxygenase, oxygenase component — MPAKNGKQFLDRINHAKPSVWFRGEHIDGRLSDHSAFRGLMSTQAELYDMQSHPDFQERMTYASPTTGDPVGLSFMQPKTREDLEKRRRMMMLWGEKHHGLLGRSPDYMNTGLMAFYTASEILGEKEPRFADNMRKYYEFCRENDISLSHAFVQPHASRFDELLEDGSIETCAARVIEENEEGIIVEGAFLLATQGVTTDEILVYPPASSYLPEEDSPRTFAFAVPNNLPGIRWICRESLVGGDSAFDYPLSSRFDEMDTLVLFDHVLVPWDRVFILGSDHLSMRLFSESGFHVHCGHQVLCRYIAKMEFTLGVILYMAETLDRATYPATIEKVSEVIVQLETLKSLLIASEAGAAIDRFGSMLPDRRPLWTANVIFPKVYPRMMEIIQLLGGSGIIMLPSELDFSGEPKADLNKYLRGSDVDSMSKTALFRLAWDLSTSGFGGRQTLYERFFFGDSSVVVNRLYQSYTDKKTYIGKVKTFLGQKDE, encoded by the coding sequence GTGCCGGCAAAAAACGGAAAGCAGTTCTTGGACCGAATCAATCATGCCAAACCGAGCGTGTGGTTTCGTGGAGAACATATCGACGGGAGGCTCTCGGATCATTCTGCTTTTCGGGGACTCATGTCCACTCAGGCGGAACTGTATGATATGCAGAGCCATCCCGATTTTCAAGAACGTATGACCTATGCTTCACCAACCACCGGAGATCCGGTCGGTCTATCATTTATGCAGCCCAAGACTCGGGAAGATCTGGAGAAACGCAGACGGATGATGATGCTCTGGGGAGAAAAACATCATGGTTTGCTTGGACGGTCACCGGATTATATGAACACGGGGCTGATGGCTTTCTATACGGCATCGGAAATACTTGGTGAGAAAGAACCGCGGTTCGCGGACAATATGCGGAAATACTATGAATTTTGCCGTGAAAACGATATTTCTCTTTCACACGCCTTTGTCCAGCCGCATGCCAGCCGATTCGACGAATTGTTGGAAGACGGGAGCATCGAAACATGCGCTGCGAGGGTCATTGAAGAGAATGAGGAAGGAATCATCGTGGAGGGTGCATTTTTACTGGCAACACAGGGCGTGACCACGGATGAAATTCTGGTTTATCCTCCGGCTTCCTCTTATTTGCCAGAGGAGGATAGTCCGAGGACCTTTGCGTTTGCAGTACCAAACAATCTGCCGGGTATAAGGTGGATATGCCGGGAAAGCCTGGTTGGTGGAGATTCCGCATTCGATTACCCTCTCAGCTCCCGTTTTGATGAGATGGACACCCTCGTTCTTTTCGATCATGTCCTCGTGCCTTGGGATCGTGTGTTTATTCTTGGCAGCGACCATTTATCGATGCGGTTGTTTTCGGAGAGCGGCTTTCATGTACATTGCGGTCACCAGGTACTGTGCCGATATATTGCGAAGATGGAGTTTACGCTGGGTGTAATTCTATACATGGCCGAAACGCTCGATCGGGCCACTTATCCTGCGACCATCGAAAAGGTATCTGAAGTGATCGTACAATTGGAGACCCTGAAGTCTCTGCTGATCGCCTCGGAGGCCGGTGCAGCCATCGACCGTTTCGGGAGCATGCTGCCTGATCGGAGACCATTATGGACAGCAAACGTCATTTTTCCGAAAGTGTATCCGAGAATGATGGAGATCATTCAGCTTCTTGGCGGCAGCGGTATCATCATGCTTCCATCGGAGCTGGATTTTAGTGGTGAGCCGAAAGCGGATCTGAATAAGTATCTCCGGGGTAGCGATGTGGATTCCATGTCGAAAACAGCGTTATTCCGATTGGCGTGGGACCTTAGCACAAGCGGCTTTGGAGGCCGTCAGACGCTTTATGAGCGTTTTTTCTTCGGAGATTCCTCTGTCGTCGTCAACCGGCTGTATCAGTCTTATACCGATAAAAAAACATACATCGGCAAAGTCAAAACATTTTTGGGGCAAAAGGACGAATAA
- a CDS encoding class I SAM-dependent methyltransferase, with the protein MYVARDWQDYELIDTGSGEKLERWGDVILRRPDPQIIWPLEKDSGMWREVHGHYHRSSSGGGQWDMKKQLPERWTVSYDQLKFHIRPTNFKHTGLFPEQAANWRWMMDKISAAKRPIKVLNLFAYTGGATVAAAYAGAEVVHVDAAKGMVQWAKENLQLTGIGDRPVRFITDDVFKFVQREERRGNKYDAIIMDPPSYGRGPGGEMWKLEQSLYPFVESCMNIMSEQPLFMLINSYTTGISPTVLHNILSMTAGRRFGGSISCGELGLPITTSGLHLPCGILGRWES; encoded by the coding sequence ATGTATGTAGCTCGTGATTGGCAAGATTACGAATTGATCGATACAGGATCAGGTGAGAAGCTGGAGCGGTGGGGAGATGTCATCCTGCGCAGACCTGACCCGCAAATTATATGGCCTCTAGAAAAAGACAGCGGAATGTGGCGTGAGGTACACGGCCATTACCATAGAAGCTCCTCTGGCGGTGGACAGTGGGATATGAAAAAGCAGCTGCCGGAGCGTTGGACGGTTTCCTATGATCAGTTAAAATTTCATATCCGCCCAACCAACTTCAAACATACGGGGCTTTTTCCGGAACAGGCTGCCAATTGGCGCTGGATGATGGATAAGATCTCTGCTGCCAAACGACCGATCAAGGTATTGAATTTATTTGCTTATACAGGTGGAGCTACCGTTGCTGCGGCCTACGCCGGTGCTGAGGTGGTCCATGTCGATGCCGCTAAAGGAATGGTGCAATGGGCCAAGGAAAACCTTCAGCTGACAGGAATTGGTGACCGTCCGGTCCGTTTCATTACCGATGACGTATTCAAATTTGTACAGCGCGAGGAGCGCCGGGGCAACAAATATGACGCTATCATTATGGATCCGCCTTCGTATGGAAGAGGCCCGGGCGGCGAAATGTGGAAGCTCGAGCAAAGTCTGTACCCATTCGTGGAAAGCTGCATGAACATTATGTCCGAGCAGCCCTTGTTTATGTTAATTAACTCTTACACGACTGGCATATCGCCGACCGTGCTTCACAACATTCTGTCCATGACCGCCGGCCGCCGTTTTGGCGGAAGCATATCCTGCGGTGAGCTTGGCCTTCCGATTACGACTTCGGGACTTCATTTGCCTTGCGGAATTTTGGGCCGCTGGGAGTCGTAA
- a CDS encoding sugar phosphate isomerase/epimerase encodes MKKGINQWCFPAGTPMGKLLRTSAAAGFETIELNLYASGGIGLTMDTTPDEAKAIGRLVRSYGLSISSLSTEMLGRYPLSSPDKETRAQGVDSVRKQIELALELEVDTILVVPGRIETDVTYEQVWERSQMALQPLIDDIDGSGVSIAIENVWNKFLWSPLEMARYIDQFESRHVGAYFDVGNTLAFGKPEHWIRTLGGRIRKIHVKDFRVQVGNYHGFVPLLSGDVDWLNVRLALSDIQYRDSLTAELDPYSSFPDQLIFDTSRHLDVIMGKNPH; translated from the coding sequence ATGAAAAAGGGAATTAATCAATGGTGCTTTCCGGCAGGAACCCCAATGGGTAAATTACTGCGTACAAGCGCGGCAGCAGGCTTTGAGACGATTGAGCTGAATTTGTATGCTTCCGGTGGAATTGGATTGACAATGGATACTACGCCGGACGAGGCAAAGGCCATAGGACGTCTTGTGCGCAGCTACGGTCTATCCATCAGCAGCTTGTCTACCGAAATGCTGGGACGTTATCCGCTCAGTTCTCCTGATAAAGAGACTAGAGCGCAAGGCGTAGATTCGGTCCGCAAGCAAATTGAGCTGGCACTTGAGCTTGAGGTGGACACAATCCTCGTCGTTCCTGGGCGGATTGAAACGGATGTGACCTATGAGCAAGTATGGGAACGGTCGCAAATGGCTTTGCAGCCGCTGATTGATGATATAGACGGCAGCGGGGTGAGCATTGCCATCGAAAACGTATGGAACAAATTCCTGTGGAGCCCACTCGAAATGGCCCGTTATATCGATCAATTTGAATCCCGTCATGTGGGTGCCTACTTTGACGTGGGGAATACACTGGCTTTTGGCAAACCGGAGCACTGGATCCGCACGCTTGGAGGCCGTATACGTAAAATTCACGTCAAAGACTTTCGGGTGCAGGTCGGTAATTATCATGGCTTCGTACCACTTCTGTCCGGTGATGTGGATTGGTTGAATGTCCGATTAGCACTCAGCGATATTCAATACCGTGATAGTCTGACAGCCGAGCTCGACCCGTACAGCAGCTTTCCGGATCAGTTGATCTTTGATACATCCCGCCATTTGGATGTTATTATGGGGAAAAATCCGCACTAG
- a CDS encoding extracellular solute-binding protein → MKKLLLLVLSCVLVLSLAACSGGSDSDVTGGVEIKKVSDMKGTVRVALAGWQLDNGLNAQTGNPTIGLNEYLDQTFYKMYPNIKLELYQIPWENVKAKQSAMLLSGDADVMYTGGAFASQWYQEGLLRDLDDLIKEDTSFDPSIYLAGIMNNSYSTKSPDGTKQFGIPVALGRRMTIYDKKLFEDWGVEPLTAKATPAELLEKGKKMTGKNPKTGEDNYGLYWSGNSLNGSTFVALTLAFGAKGAEGSLKDVKSIKWQLNTPEMVKVMEWLKEASKLPPAGFVNAQGGENFGLEKNNIAIALDSTGGATMNEYQSKKNKDLLDRFEPVLNMGPNGEGWVAVDPFIMAKKAKDVKASWEVLKFLTSPMTQKYMYDNFAQTPTLKNADFVSADDKYVKKALEIAEVGHSELMDEANPFYMSDIVPAVNGFISKAATGSAPDIQKFLDDLQQRAEKWSANLK, encoded by the coding sequence ATGAAAAAGCTATTATTACTGGTATTGTCCTGCGTACTCGTCTTGTCGCTAGCGGCTTGCTCGGGTGGTTCGGACTCGGATGTGACGGGCGGGGTAGAAATCAAGAAGGTTTCTGATATGAAAGGAACGGTACGGGTAGCTTTGGCAGGGTGGCAGCTGGATAACGGGCTTAATGCTCAGACAGGTAATCCGACGATTGGGCTTAACGAATATCTGGATCAAACCTTTTATAAAATGTATCCGAATATCAAACTCGAGCTGTATCAAATTCCATGGGAGAACGTCAAGGCAAAGCAATCAGCTATGCTGCTCTCCGGAGATGCTGATGTCATGTATACAGGCGGTGCATTTGCTTCCCAATGGTATCAAGAGGGACTGCTGCGTGACCTCGATGATCTCATCAAGGAGGACACAAGCTTCGATCCAAGCATTTATCTGGCAGGCATTATGAACAATTCCTACAGCACCAAATCACCGGACGGAACCAAGCAGTTTGGTATTCCGGTAGCCCTTGGCCGCAGAATGACGATTTATGATAAAAAGCTCTTTGAAGACTGGGGAGTTGAGCCATTAACCGCAAAAGCGACTCCGGCAGAGCTGCTCGAAAAGGGCAAGAAAATGACAGGTAAAAATCCGAAGACCGGTGAAGACAATTACGGGCTATACTGGAGCGGCAACTCACTGAACGGATCTACATTTGTTGCGTTGACACTTGCCTTTGGTGCAAAAGGGGCAGAAGGCAGCCTTAAAGATGTGAAAAGCATCAAGTGGCAGCTGAACACACCTGAGATGGTGAAAGTCATGGAATGGCTGAAGGAAGCATCGAAGCTGCCTCCTGCCGGTTTCGTGAACGCACAAGGCGGCGAAAACTTTGGTCTGGAGAAGAATAATATTGCTATCGCACTTGATTCCACAGGCGGTGCAACGATGAATGAATATCAAAGTAAGAAGAATAAGGATCTTCTGGACCGTTTTGAGCCTGTTCTGAATATGGGACCCAACGGCGAAGGCTGGGTAGCTGTAGACCCGTTCATTATGGCGAAAAAAGCCAAAGACGTAAAAGCATCCTGGGAAGTATTGAAATTCCTGACAAGTCCGATGACTCAAAAATATATGTATGATAACTTTGCTCAAACACCAACGCTGAAAAATGCCGATTTCGTGTCGGCTGATGACAAATATGTTAAAAAAGCGCTGGAAATTGCGGAAGTAGGACACTCGGAGCTGATGGATGAAGCAAATCCGTTCTATATGAGTGACATTGTGCCTGCCGTTAACGGTTTTATCAGTAAAGCGGCAACGGGCAGTGCGCCGGATATTCAGAAATTCCTGGATGATCTGCAGCAGCGCGCCGAAAAGTGGTCAGCGAACTTAAAATAA
- a CDS encoding Gfo/Idh/MocA family protein, with the protein MIRIGMVGAGIIAAEHMKHIHQNDHAELTAICDVAPGAAEKAVQQYGGTAYTNFDEMLEKEKLDALFLCVPPFAHGDMEEKAAERGIHLLVEKPLGLDMEEVRKKADILDQSGIITGSGYCLRYMESVQRAKKYLEGKEIAMVRAYRFGGLPPNVWWVDHAKSGGQLVEQTTHNVDMMLYLAGDVRKVSADMALQLCRDVPGITTPDAASVNMVFESGALGHIDTGFFPQPDGRSSLEVLGRNFRLTLEGMDLTILEPEQTTILRGKGDFYQAQDDAFIRAVETGDRSLILAPYREALRTLEVTLAANESAKTGQPVSFI; encoded by the coding sequence ATGATTAGAATTGGAATGGTTGGAGCGGGAATCATTGCAGCAGAGCATATGAAGCATATCCATCAAAATGATCACGCAGAACTCACAGCAATCTGTGATGTTGCACCTGGAGCCGCGGAAAAGGCAGTCCAGCAGTATGGGGGAACGGCATACACCAATTTTGACGAAATGCTGGAAAAGGAAAAACTGGATGCATTGTTTTTATGTGTTCCTCCCTTTGCCCATGGGGATATGGAAGAAAAAGCAGCAGAGCGCGGGATTCATCTTTTGGTGGAGAAGCCGCTTGGTCTGGACATGGAGGAAGTAAGAAAGAAAGCGGACATCCTGGACCAATCCGGCATTATTACCGGTTCGGGCTATTGTTTGAGATATATGGAGTCTGTGCAGCGTGCCAAGAAGTACTTGGAGGGGAAAGAGATTGCCATGGTCCGGGCATACCGTTTTGGAGGTCTTCCCCCGAATGTTTGGTGGGTGGATCATGCCAAATCCGGAGGTCAGCTTGTCGAGCAAACAACACATAATGTGGATATGATGTTGTATCTGGCCGGTGACGTACGCAAAGTATCTGCAGATATGGCGCTTCAACTGTGCCGTGACGTTCCCGGTATTACAACACCGGATGCTGCTTCGGTCAATATGGTGTTTGAATCGGGTGCACTCGGACATATTGATACCGGATTTTTCCCGCAGCCGGATGGCCGATCATCTCTGGAAGTGTTGGGGCGGAATTTCAGATTAACGCTGGAAGGCATGGATCTGACGATTCTGGAGCCTGAACAAACCACGATCCTGCGAGGCAAAGGTGATTTTTATCAGGCGCAGGATGATGCTTTTATCCGTGCAGTGGAAACCGGGGATCGCAGCTTGATCCTGGCTCCGTACAGAGAGGCGCTGCGTACGCTGGAAGTCACGCTCGCCGCGAATGAGTCTGCCAAAACGGGGCAGCCGGTGTCTTTTATATAA
- a CDS encoding carbohydrate ABC transporter permease, whose protein sequence is MNTVDAKITHRRKKISLNQWILTIVLFLGSFVMIVPFLWMLVTSFDWAARLHINFPPRLWPEEPSVRTFEAAFTSIKMFRYITNSIMVSAGVIIISALSALLSGYALSKLRFKGANIVLLLALSTMMIPFEMTMIPQYLLFSKLGLVDNYLAFYLPALNYAFGTFLAKAFFDQLPTTLREAAILDGAKEVSVFSRVYLPLCTPIIATMIILLFLGVWNDMLWPLLILKKATKYTIQIGLAMFTYNNGIDKQPSIIMAATTVSLIPVVVVYMFLQRYIIESIALSGIKQ, encoded by the coding sequence ATGAACACCGTGGATGCAAAAATTACACATCGCCGCAAGAAAATATCCCTGAATCAATGGATTCTAACCATCGTTCTTTTTCTGGGATCGTTCGTCATGATCGTTCCGTTTCTATGGATGCTTGTAACGAGCTTCGACTGGGCAGCCCGGCTTCATATTAATTTCCCGCCAAGGCTTTGGCCAGAAGAACCGTCTGTTAGGACCTTCGAAGCAGCTTTTACGAGCATTAAAATGTTCCGGTATATTACCAATTCCATCATGGTCAGCGCGGGAGTCATTATTATCAGTGCGCTATCGGCGTTGCTGTCTGGTTATGCATTGTCAAAGCTCCGGTTTAAAGGGGCAAATATTGTGCTGCTGCTGGCCTTGAGCACAATGATGATTCCGTTTGAAATGACCATGATTCCCCAATATCTTTTGTTCAGCAAGCTCGGTCTCGTGGACAATTATCTGGCATTTTATCTTCCAGCTCTCAATTATGCATTCGGAACATTCCTGGCAAAGGCCTTCTTCGACCAGCTTCCTACCACGCTTCGGGAGGCTGCCATTCTGGATGGGGCCAAGGAAGTATCTGTTTTCAGCCGGGTGTATCTGCCGCTCTGCACACCGATTATCGCGACGATGATCATCCTGCTGTTTCTCGGCGTATGGAACGACATGCTGTGGCCGCTGCTTATCCTTAAAAAGGCGACCAAGTATACCATTCAGATCGGTCTCGCGATGTTTACGTACAACAATGGTATCGACAAACAGCCTTCCATCATTATGGCTGCTACGACGGTGAGTCTGATCCCGGTCGTTGTCGTATATATGTTCCTGCAGCGTTACATTATTGAAAGCATTGCATTATCGGGAATCAAGCAGTAA